A single genomic interval of Pontibacter deserti harbors:
- the mnmD gene encoding tRNA (5-methylaminomethyl-2-thiouridine)(34)-methyltransferase MnmD, translating into MHLEIRQTKDGSNTLYVPDLNEHYHSVHGALQESQHVFIKHGLEYALEQKRDVKILEIGFGTGLNAILTLPFALAQKAFVQYDTLEKYPLTMDVVEQLHFEQFILNPELLDNFKKMHAAPWNEPVDLSPYFTLQKIHETLEEFCPPEAYYDVVYFDAFAPEKQPELWTEEVFAKLYNATRPGGILVTYCAKGAFKRNLKAAGFIVEALPGPPGKREMTRGIRPVL; encoded by the coding sequence ATGCACCTCGAGATACGCCAGACCAAAGATGGCTCTAACACCCTGTATGTTCCTGATCTGAACGAGCATTACCATTCGGTGCACGGCGCGTTGCAGGAGTCGCAGCATGTGTTTATAAAGCACGGACTGGAGTATGCCCTGGAACAGAAGCGCGACGTAAAGATACTTGAAATTGGGTTCGGTACCGGCCTTAATGCCATACTTACGTTGCCTTTTGCACTTGCCCAGAAAGCCTTTGTACAGTACGACACCCTGGAGAAGTATCCCTTAACGATGGATGTAGTGGAGCAACTGCATTTTGAGCAATTCATTTTGAACCCGGAGCTACTCGATAATTTTAAAAAGATGCATGCCGCTCCCTGGAACGAGCCTGTAGACCTGAGTCCGTACTTTACGCTGCAAAAAATACACGAAACACTGGAAGAGTTCTGTCCGCCGGAAGCTTACTACGATGTAGTGTATTTTGATGCCTTTGCCCCGGAAAAGCAACCTGAGCTCTGGACCGAAGAAGTATTTGCCAAACTATACAACGCTACCCGCCCGGGTGGTATACTGGTAACCTATTGCGCCAAAGGAGCTTTTAAACGTAACCTGAAAGCGGCCGGATTTATAGTAGAAGCATTGCCCGGCCCTCCCGGCAAACGCGAGATGACACGCGGCATCAGGCCTGTACTATAG
- a CDS encoding endonuclease/exonuclease/phosphatase family protein: protein MLHSQEWYVRVFDYPRLQLFALAVFSFILYIWLAPKERKRDKFLLAALSIAIIYQAVNIYPYTFLAPKEVKDAAENTPEDTNISLLVSNVFMDNKEHSKLAALIQKQEPDIVLLLESDLAWQQGLANVTKQYPHRVEIPLENTYGMHLYSKLPLRQQKVSYLLDKDIPSIKTFVKLRNGTWVELHVVHPKPPVPTEDATSEKRDAEIVMIARDIANSKYPVIVAGDFNDVAWSRTTELFQEVSGLLDPRLGRGFYNTFNANYPILRWPLDHVFHSTHFKVESMKRLPDIDSDHFPIFIRLSFAPENKYEQEEPEADKQTQEEAGELIEEGKEEAAEDKREGKSE from the coding sequence TTGCTACACTCACAGGAGTGGTACGTACGTGTGTTTGATTATCCTCGTCTGCAGCTTTTTGCACTGGCTGTTTTTAGCTTTATACTTTACATTTGGCTGGCACCCAAAGAGCGCAAACGCGATAAGTTTCTGTTGGCAGCGCTCTCTATTGCTATCATTTACCAGGCCGTTAATATTTACCCCTATACTTTTCTGGCGCCCAAAGAGGTTAAAGATGCTGCTGAAAACACACCTGAAGACACCAACATTAGTTTGCTGGTCTCGAATGTGTTTATGGACAACAAAGAGCATAGCAAGCTTGCCGCACTTATACAAAAGCAAGAGCCTGATATTGTCTTGCTGTTAGAATCAGATTTGGCATGGCAGCAGGGTTTGGCAAATGTCACGAAACAGTACCCACACCGCGTAGAGATCCCGCTTGAAAACACGTATGGCATGCACCTTTATAGTAAGTTGCCGCTGCGCCAGCAAAAAGTAAGTTACCTCCTCGATAAAGATATTCCATCTATTAAAACCTTTGTGAAGCTGCGTAATGGCACATGGGTGGAGTTGCATGTGGTGCATCCCAAACCACCTGTACCAACCGAAGATGCCACCTCTGAAAAACGGGATGCTGAAATAGTGATGATTGCCCGCGACATTGCCAATTCTAAGTACCCGGTTATAGTAGCCGGCGATTTTAATGATGTGGCCTGGTCTCGTACCACAGAGCTTTTCCAAGAGGTAAGCGGACTGCTGGACCCCCGACTTGGAAGAGGATTTTATAACACCTTTAATGCCAATTACCCCATTCTGCGCTGGCCCCTGGACCATGTTTTCCACTCCACGCATTTTAAGGTTGAGAGCATGAAAAGATTGCCTGACATCGACTCCGATCACTTCCCGATATTTATCAGGCTAAGCTTTGCCCCGGAAAACAAGTATGAGCAAGAAGAGCCTGAAGCCGACAAGCAAACCCAGGAAGAAGCGGGTGAATTAATTGAAGAAGGAAAGGAAGAAGCTGCAGAAGACAAACGTGAAGGAAAGTCCGAATAG
- a CDS encoding 5-formyltetrahydrofolate cyclo-ligase: protein MLKAELRKLMLQQRRALPAEEVQRRSKSIADQFFANFSLQAGQTVHVFLPIVKNNEVNTWPIIERLRLEHPEVRVAVPVTDVEQNILTHHHLTDEAILIENPWGIPEPQNAQHILAPEVDIVLIPLLAFDKAGHRVGYGKGFYDRFLADCRLDVLKVGLSQEPPVESITDPNPFDVPLDAVVMPNGVWWK from the coding sequence ATGCTGAAAGCGGAACTACGGAAACTGATGCTGCAACAGCGTAGGGCATTGCCAGCTGAGGAAGTGCAGCGCCGCAGCAAAAGTATAGCCGATCAGTTTTTTGCTAATTTCAGTTTGCAGGCCGGGCAAACAGTGCATGTATTTCTGCCTATTGTTAAGAACAACGAAGTAAACACCTGGCCAATAATCGAGCGGTTACGATTGGAGCATCCCGAAGTGCGCGTAGCCGTACCCGTGACTGATGTGGAGCAGAATATACTTACCCACCACCACCTCACCGACGAAGCTATACTTATAGAAAACCCCTGGGGCATACCGGAGCCGCAAAACGCACAGCACATACTTGCCCCTGAAGTAGATATCGTGCTTATACCTTTGCTGGCATTTGATAAAGCAGGTCACCGCGTTGGGTATGGCAAAGGCTTCTACGACCGCTTCCTGGCCGACTGCCGTCTGGATGTGCTGAAAGTAGGTTTATCGCAGGAGCCGCCTGTAGAAAGTATAACCGACCCTAACCCATTTGATGTGCCGCTAGATGCCGTGGTGATGCCTAATGGTGTTTGGTGGAAGTAA
- a CDS encoding acyl-CoA thioesterase — MARIKVTIPPHKHFTATIPVRITDLNYGNHLGNDALLSILHEARMQLLGHFGWSELQIGGASMIMADVAIEYKGEGFYGDILTIALAFDDISKYGFDITYHVTNQLGKEVARAKTGMLCFNYQERKLMALPDEVKAKIETKA; from the coding sequence ATGGCCCGCATAAAAGTAACTATACCACCCCACAAACATTTTACGGCAACTATACCGGTGCGCATAACCGACCTCAACTATGGTAACCACCTTGGCAACGATGCTTTGCTGTCTATTTTGCACGAGGCCCGCATGCAACTGCTTGGCCACTTTGGCTGGAGCGAACTGCAGATTGGCGGAGCAAGTATGATAATGGCCGACGTGGCGATAGAGTATAAAGGCGAAGGCTTTTACGGTGATATCTTAACCATAGCTCTGGCTTTCGACGACATCAGCAAGTATGGCTTTGATATAACTTACCATGTTACCAACCAGCTTGGCAAAGAAGTAGCGCGTGCTAAAACGGGTATGTTGTGCTTTAATTACCAGGAGCGGAAACTAATGGCACTTCCCGATGAAGTAAAGGCAAAAATTGAAACTAAAGCCTGA
- the rlmN gene encoding 23S rRNA (adenine(2503)-C(2))-methyltransferase RlmN, translating to MNLIADIPVLNKKDIRKLTLDGLKAWLVENGEKPFRAKQIYEWLWKHSIQSFAEMNNVSLALREKLEQHFAINAVQVATEQLSNDGTIKSAFKLYDSNIVEGVLIPHDERKTACVSSQVGCSLTCKFCATGYMDRVRNLDAAEIYDQVVRINEQSLRQYGQPLTNIVYMGMGEPMLNYANVMQSIERITAHDGLGMAARRITVSTAGIAKMIKKMADDGVKANLALSLHAANDEKRNQIMPINETNSLEALKDALKHYHQVTGRKVTYEYIVFDNFNDTLQDAEELLRFSKIIPCKINLIEYNPIANADFVNTDDDRLQNFIYYLADRGVQVNVRRSRGKDIDAACGQLAVKEQQTT from the coding sequence ATGAATTTGATCGCAGATATACCTGTTTTAAATAAAAAAGACATCCGTAAGCTAACGCTGGACGGCCTGAAAGCCTGGTTGGTGGAAAATGGTGAGAAGCCTTTCCGTGCCAAGCAGATCTATGAGTGGCTCTGGAAGCACTCTATTCAGTCGTTTGCGGAGATGAACAACGTTAGCCTTGCCCTGCGCGAAAAACTGGAGCAGCACTTTGCCATTAACGCCGTGCAGGTTGCTACCGAGCAGCTGAGCAACGACGGAACTATAAAATCTGCGTTTAAACTATACGACAGCAACATTGTAGAAGGCGTACTGATACCGCATGACGAGCGCAAAACGGCCTGCGTTAGTAGCCAGGTGGGTTGCTCGCTTACCTGCAAGTTCTGCGCTACCGGCTACATGGACCGCGTGCGTAACCTCGATGCCGCTGAAATTTACGACCAGGTAGTACGCATAAACGAGCAAAGCCTTCGCCAGTATGGTCAGCCGCTTACCAACATTGTATACATGGGTATGGGCGAACCAATGCTGAATTATGCCAACGTAATGCAAAGTATAGAGCGCATTACGGCACACGATGGCCTGGGTATGGCTGCGCGCCGCATTACGGTAAGCACAGCCGGTATTGCCAAAATGATCAAGAAAATGGCGGATGATGGTGTGAAAGCAAACCTTGCCTTGTCGTTGCACGCGGCAAACGACGAGAAGCGCAACCAGATTATGCCGATAAACGAAACCAACTCTTTGGAAGCGCTGAAAGATGCCCTGAAGCATTATCACCAGGTAACAGGCCGTAAGGTAACGTATGAGTATATCGTGTTTGATAACTTTAACGATACCCTGCAGGATGCCGAAGAACTGCTTCGTTTCTCGAAGATCATCCCTTGCAAGATCAACCTGATAGAGTATAACCCGATTGCCAATGCTGATTTTGTGAACACAGATGATGACCGCCTGCAGAACTTTATTTATTACCTGGCAGACCGTGGAGTGCAGGTAAACGTGCGCCGCAGCCGTGGTAAAGACATTGATGCTGCCTGCGGACAGCTGGCCGTGAAAGAGCAACAAACTACTTAA
- a CDS encoding DUF4403 family protein, which yields MRYTSLISALLLSAILYLTGCTSTSKLQTAAPEATAAAAPVYQPRLSSITIPVSVQVATLEEMLNRQFAGVLYKDTNLDDDDVAVTVSKNGRMSIRADKDKIYFSVPLNIYAKGRWKWDPCKLCPAIDKTEDTRFDMVINTESKIGLTEDYKLKTTTTGDFEWGNTKPVIELGPLKIGLARFVEPALRKQMATLTKQLDAELQKQVDVKKYVQQAWTMLQEPVKVNDDMNAWLQVLPQDVRVTPLQARNGTLAMRIGITSYINVTTDGKPAVKTNKALPKLVFDNKLTDNIQVGLTADIPYTHASKMLQQQVANQTYKFDDDKSQLTVKDASITPGGDQLVLMLDVDGKTKAGLFTKKIVGKVYLRGTPYYDAATSSIKVRDVDYTLETKDKLLSTASWLAKNKFKDMIQQQVNIPVKDQLTDAHKTLQQALDKQGRVHESVMLKGKIQAIEPDNIYLTPTAIRTVINAKGNLTATIDKL from the coding sequence GTGAGATACACATCCCTTATATCTGCGCTGTTGCTATCAGCAATACTATACTTAACAGGCTGCACCAGCACGTCAAAACTACAGACTGCAGCTCCAGAAGCTACGGCAGCTGCAGCTCCAGTATACCAACCAAGGCTTTCTTCTATAACCATACCTGTAAGCGTTCAGGTTGCGACCTTAGAAGAGATGCTGAATCGTCAGTTTGCAGGAGTACTTTACAAGGATACTAACTTGGACGATGACGACGTAGCGGTTACTGTTAGCAAGAATGGCCGCATGAGCATCAGGGCAGATAAAGATAAAATATACTTTAGTGTACCACTGAATATCTACGCAAAAGGGCGCTGGAAATGGGACCCTTGCAAACTTTGCCCGGCTATCGACAAGACCGAAGACACCAGGTTTGATATGGTTATCAATACGGAAAGTAAGATTGGTCTTACAGAAGATTATAAGTTAAAAACCACCACTACCGGCGACTTCGAATGGGGAAATACTAAGCCTGTGATAGAATTAGGCCCGCTAAAGATTGGGTTGGCACGCTTTGTGGAGCCGGCGCTTCGTAAACAAATGGCAACGCTAACCAAACAGCTTGATGCAGAACTACAGAAACAGGTAGATGTTAAGAAATATGTGCAACAGGCCTGGACAATGCTACAGGAGCCCGTTAAAGTAAACGACGACATGAATGCCTGGCTACAAGTATTGCCGCAGGATGTGCGTGTTACGCCGCTTCAGGCCCGCAACGGCACATTGGCTATGCGCATTGGTATAACTTCTTACATAAATGTAACTACCGATGGTAAGCCTGCTGTTAAAACCAATAAAGCGCTACCTAAACTGGTATTCGACAATAAGCTGACGGATAACATTCAGGTAGGGTTAACTGCTGATATACCTTACACACACGCTAGTAAAATGCTGCAACAGCAAGTAGCTAACCAGACCTATAAGTTTGATGATGATAAAAGCCAGCTTACTGTAAAAGATGCAAGTATAACGCCGGGCGGTGATCAGTTGGTGCTGATGCTGGACGTGGATGGTAAAACAAAAGCGGGCCTGTTCACTAAAAAGATTGTAGGTAAAGTATACTTGCGCGGCACACCATATTACGATGCGGCTACTTCATCTATAAAAGTGCGTGATGTAGATTATACTTTAGAGACGAAGGATAAACTACTAAGCACAGCCAGCTGGTTAGCCAAGAATAAGTTTAAGGATATGATTCAGCAGCAGGTAAACATCCCTGTTAAAGACCAGCTAACAGACGCGCACAAAACATTGCAGCAAGCTTTGGATAAACAGGGCCGTGTGCACGAATCGGTGATGCTGAAAGGAAAGATACAGGCTATAGAACCGGACAACATTTATTTAACACCAACTGCCATACGCACCGTGATAAATGCAAAGGGTAACCTAACTGCTACCATAGACAAACTATAG
- the kbl gene encoding glycine C-acetyltransferase: MYETLKPDLEQQLEEIKAAGLYKQERIITTPQGADIDTTQMHHVLNFCANNYLGLSAHPKVIEAAKEAIDTHGYGMSSVRFICGTQDIHKELERKLSEFLGTEDTILYAAAFDANGGVFEPLFDADSAIISDALNHASIIDGVRLCKAQRFRYNHNDMADLEAKLQEAVNANTKHRIIVTDGSFSMDGTVAQLDKIVALADKYKALIMVDDSHSTGFMGKTGRGVHEYHNVMDKVDIITGTLGKALGGAMGGFTSGKKEIIEMLRQRSRPYLFSNSLAPSIVGASIAVLDMLSSTTELRDKLEWNTKYFREQITAAGFDIKPGDHPIVPVMLYDAPLAQEFAARMLDRGIYVIGFYYPVVPKGQARIRVQLSAVHDRVHIDKCIAAFTEVGRELGVIK; encoded by the coding sequence ATGTACGAAACCTTAAAACCTGACCTGGAACAACAGCTGGAAGAAATAAAGGCTGCCGGACTATATAAGCAAGAGCGCATTATTACTACGCCACAGGGCGCCGACATTGATACCACACAGATGCACCATGTGCTTAACTTCTGCGCCAACAACTACCTGGGCTTATCGGCTCACCCAAAGGTAATTGAAGCTGCCAAGGAAGCTATTGATACACATGGCTACGGCATGAGCTCAGTGCGTTTTATCTGCGGTACCCAGGATATTCATAAAGAGCTGGAGCGTAAGTTATCTGAGTTCTTAGGCACTGAAGATACAATCCTTTACGCCGCCGCTTTCGATGCGAATGGTGGTGTGTTTGAGCCTTTGTTTGATGCCGATTCAGCTATTATTTCGGATGCGCTGAACCATGCTTCAATTATAGATGGCGTGCGTTTGTGTAAGGCACAGCGTTTCCGTTATAACCACAACGACATGGCCGACCTGGAAGCAAAGCTGCAGGAGGCTGTAAATGCCAATACAAAACACCGCATTATAGTTACCGACGGTTCATTCTCGATGGACGGTACAGTTGCACAGCTGGATAAGATCGTAGCACTGGCTGACAAGTATAAAGCGCTGATCATGGTAGATGATTCGCATTCTACTGGCTTTATGGGTAAGACCGGCCGTGGCGTGCACGAGTACCACAACGTAATGGATAAAGTGGACATCATTACAGGTACGCTGGGCAAAGCACTGGGTGGTGCCATGGGTGGTTTCACATCCGGTAAAAAAGAGATTATTGAGATGCTGCGCCAGCGTTCGCGTCCTTACCTGTTCTCTAACTCACTGGCTCCGTCTATAGTGGGCGCTTCTATTGCCGTATTGGATATGCTGAGCTCAACCACTGAACTGCGCGATAAGCTGGAGTGGAACACCAAATATTTCCGTGAGCAGATAACAGCAGCCGGTTTCGATATTAAGCCAGGCGATCACCCGATTGTACCGGTTATGTTGTACGATGCACCGCTGGCACAGGAATTTGCAGCCCGTATGCTGGACAGAGGTATTTATGTGATCGGTTTCTACTACCCGGTTGTACCAAAAGGCCAGGCCCGTATCCGTGTGCAGCTGTCTGCCGTGCACGACAGAGTACATATCGATAAATGTATTGCCGCCTTTACCGAAGTAGGCAGAGAGCTTGGTGTGATCAAGTAA
- a CDS encoding YihY/virulence factor BrkB family protein, protein MAAFALKDTFSLLKASVSEFLDNESLRLAAALAFNAIFSIPPLLIIIIKAAGFFFGEAAVSGELSKQISSATGPQAAAEVQTIIKNASVSGTGWALWVGIGTLVFAGTTFFVTLQQSLNSVWNLKVKPENGILRMVKERLSSFGIILSIALLMLISLVMSTAIAMLSEFISSLLPGLGAWVIRIIDFVISVGLISLLFALIFKYLPDGIIRWKDTFIGAVVTALLFGLGKFLISWYISTSDPGSAYGAAGSIIIILVWIYYSSMIVFFGAEFTQQYAKKYGQRIRPKVHAVFVREVEETSDKDDTQSGRPKSEGRHNKNP, encoded by the coding sequence ATGGCTGCATTCGCACTTAAAGATACTTTTTCCCTGCTGAAAGCATCAGTTTCAGAATTCCTGGATAATGAGTCGTTGCGATTGGCAGCGGCACTCGCATTTAACGCCATCTTTTCTATTCCACCACTTCTCATTATTATCATTAAGGCAGCCGGCTTTTTTTTCGGAGAAGCGGCAGTATCAGGCGAGCTATCTAAGCAGATTTCATCCGCCACCGGGCCACAGGCTGCAGCAGAAGTACAAACCATCATTAAAAATGCATCGGTCAGCGGGACCGGTTGGGCACTTTGGGTAGGTATAGGTACCTTAGTGTTTGCCGGAACTACCTTTTTTGTAACACTGCAGCAATCGTTAAACAGCGTCTGGAACCTGAAAGTGAAGCCGGAGAATGGCATACTACGGATGGTTAAAGAAAGGCTGTCTTCGTTTGGCATTATTCTGAGCATTGCCCTGCTTATGCTGATCTCGCTGGTGATGAGTACGGCTATAGCAATGCTTAGTGAGTTTATTTCCAGTTTGCTGCCGGGGCTTGGGGCATGGGTTATCCGAATTATAGATTTTGTAATTTCAGTAGGTCTTATTTCGTTACTTTTTGCTCTCATTTTTAAGTACCTACCCGATGGTATTATCCGCTGGAAAGACACATTTATTGGCGCAGTGGTAACGGCACTGCTATTTGGGCTAGGTAAATTCCTGATTAGCTGGTACATCAGCACTTCAGATCCGGGCTCAGCTTATGGTGCGGCAGGTTCTATCATCATTATACTTGTCTGGATCTATTATTCATCTATGATCGTGTTCTTCGGGGCTGAGTTTACCCAACAGTATGCTAAGAAATATGGCCAACGTATCCGTCCAAAAGTACATGCCGTGTTTGTGCGGGAGGTAGAAGAAACATCTGATAAAGATGATACCCAGAGCGGAAGGCCCAAATCTGAAGGAAGACACAACAAGAACCCATAA
- a CDS encoding NAD-dependent epimerase/dehydratase family protein encodes MANTSDTVLVIGSSGQLGSELTMELRNMYGGSNVVAADIAAPKNVDLRDSGPFEKIDVLDPKAMGELAAKYKFKQIYHLAAVLSATGEKNPKFAWKLNMDGLFNVLDLALEHKVEKVYWPSSIAVFGPNTPRQNTPQHTIMDPNTVYGISKQAGERWCEYYFEKYGLDVRSLRYPGLIGYKALPGGGTTDYAVDIYHQALESASYECFLSENTYLPMMYMPDALKATLDLMHAPAEQVKVRSSYNLSAMSFSPKEIAESIQKHIPEFEISYKPDSRQQIADSWPQSIDDSAAQQDWNWKPAYDLDAMTADMLLNLKKMKQEQAV; translated from the coding sequence ATGGCAAACACAAGTGATACGGTATTGGTAATAGGTTCGAGTGGCCAGCTTGGCTCAGAACTAACCATGGAACTGCGTAATATGTATGGCGGAAGCAATGTAGTGGCGGCAGATATTGCAGCACCTAAAAATGTCGACCTGCGCGATTCAGGCCCTTTCGAGAAAATAGATGTGCTGGACCCAAAAGCAATGGGCGAACTGGCAGCAAAATATAAATTCAAGCAGATCTACCACCTGGCAGCGGTGCTGTCAGCAACCGGCGAGAAAAATCCGAAATTTGCATGGAAGCTGAACATGGACGGCCTGTTTAATGTGCTGGACCTGGCCCTGGAGCATAAAGTAGAGAAGGTATACTGGCCGAGCTCTATTGCTGTTTTCGGACCGAACACCCCACGCCAGAACACGCCGCAGCACACGATCATGGACCCTAACACGGTGTATGGTATCAGTAAACAGGCTGGTGAGCGCTGGTGCGAATATTATTTCGAGAAGTATGGCCTGGATGTGCGCAGCCTGCGTTACCCTGGCCTTATTGGTTACAAAGCATTACCAGGTGGTGGTACAACAGATTACGCCGTTGATATTTACCACCAGGCCTTGGAAAGCGCCAGCTACGAATGCTTCCTGAGCGAGAACACCTACCTGCCGATGATGTACATGCCAGATGCCCTGAAAGCTACATTGGACTTGATGCATGCCCCGGCAGAGCAAGTAAAAGTTCGCAGCTCGTATAACCTGAGCGCCATGAGCTTCTCACCAAAAGAGATCGCTGAGTCAATCCAGAAACATATCCCGGAATTTGAGATCAGCTACAAGCCAGACTCGCGCCAGCAAATAGCCGACTCGTGGCCACAAAGCATAGACGACAGCGCCGCACAACAGGACTGGAACTGGAAACCAGCTTACGACCTGGATGCGATGACTGCGGATATGCTGCTGAATTTGAAAAAGATGAAGCAAGAGCAGGCTGTATAG
- a CDS encoding PLDc N-terminal domain-containing protein, with translation MELISFGSSNFTYSLIITLMIIYYAGALVSLIHLIFKTDYDLKERLLWMLVLWLIPILGLIFYWVSWRKRKV, from the coding sequence ATGGAATTGATCTCGTTTGGCAGCAGCAACTTTACCTATAGTTTGATAATCACGCTGATGATTATCTATTATGCAGGAGCGTTGGTGTCGCTTATTCACCTGATTTTTAAAACAGATTACGATCTGAAAGAGCGCCTGCTCTGGATGCTGGTGCTATGGCTTATACCTATACTTGGATTAATATTCTACTGGGTAAGCTGGCGGAAACGTAAAGTATAA
- the bshC gene encoding bacillithiol biosynthesis cysteine-adding enzyme BshC, producing MKITKMDYAATGAFSQTITDYLAQNEKLKPFYNRFPGINVFEAQLQEKEFSSEQRQVLHKALQEQYSSVSEINPKVQQNIDLLLQPNTFTITTGHQLNIFTGPLYFVYKIITGINTCKQLQAAYPDYNFVPVYWMATEDHDFAEINHFNLFGKGYKWQTEQTGAVGRFSTEGLDQLLDEMPEKFAVFEEAYRNSKTLTDATRAITHSLFADYGLVSIDGDQAELKKALTPVIEKELTENLSHKLVSETSAQLEELGYKPQVYSREINLFYLKDGLRERIVQEDGKYKVLNTDISFTQEEILQLAKEHPEQFSPNVILRPLYEELILPNLAYIGGGAEVVYWFQLKKVFEAYKVAFPVLMLRNSAMYINRGNASRMHKLGLSAEQMFKPFLDLKKYLSSQLHEEEITLKAQQKTVEDAFKEVEKLAKSIDPTLVKAVAAEEQKAYNALQILEKKLSKARDSKHEQTFKQLENLKEKLFPGGSLQERHDNLLSYQANNPDFIPALVDAFDPFDLKFTILEEE from the coding sequence ATGAAGATCACAAAAATGGATTATGCCGCAACCGGCGCCTTCTCCCAGACTATAACCGACTACCTTGCGCAAAACGAAAAGCTCAAACCGTTTTATAACCGTTTTCCGGGTATAAATGTGTTTGAAGCCCAGCTACAGGAGAAAGAGTTTAGTTCAGAGCAGCGGCAGGTGTTGCATAAGGCACTGCAGGAGCAGTATAGTTCTGTTTCGGAGATCAATCCGAAAGTGCAGCAGAACATTGATCTGTTGTTACAGCCCAATACCTTTACCATTACTACCGGCCACCAGCTAAACATCTTTACCGGTCCATTATACTTTGTGTATAAGATCATTACAGGCATAAATACCTGTAAGCAACTGCAGGCAGCTTACCCGGACTATAACTTTGTGCCGGTTTACTGGATGGCCACCGAAGACCACGATTTTGCCGAGATCAACCACTTTAATTTGTTCGGGAAAGGCTACAAATGGCAGACAGAGCAGACAGGCGCTGTAGGCAGATTCTCAACTGAGGGCTTGGACCAGTTGCTGGACGAAATGCCTGAAAAATTTGCTGTGTTTGAGGAGGCTTACCGCAATAGCAAAACCCTGACCGATGCCACCCGTGCTATAACCCATAGTTTGTTTGCCGATTATGGTTTGGTAAGTATAGATGGGGATCAGGCTGAACTGAAAAAAGCACTAACGCCGGTTATCGAAAAAGAGCTGACTGAAAACCTTTCGCATAAACTGGTTTCTGAAACAAGCGCGCAACTGGAAGAACTGGGTTATAAACCACAGGTATATTCGCGCGAGATCAACTTGTTTTACCTGAAAGATGGACTGCGTGAGCGCATTGTGCAGGAAGACGGCAAGTATAAAGTACTGAATACCGATATCAGCTTCACACAGGAAGAAATACTACAACTAGCAAAAGAGCATCCGGAGCAGTTCAGTCCAAATGTTATACTTCGGCCACTGTACGAAGAGCTTATACTTCCGAATCTGGCTTATATTGGTGGTGGGGCAGAAGTGGTGTACTGGTTCCAGCTGAAAAAAGTGTTTGAAGCTTATAAAGTAGCTTTCCCGGTGCTGATGCTGCGCAACTCGGCTATGTACATTAACCGCGGCAATGCCAGCCGGATGCATAAACTTGGGCTCTCAGCTGAACAAATGTTCAAGCCATTCTTAGATCTGAAGAAATACTTGTCGAGCCAGCTGCACGAGGAAGAAATTACCCTGAAAGCGCAGCAGAAAACGGTGGAAGATGCCTTTAAGGAAGTGGAAAAGCTGGCCAAAAGTATAGACCCGACGCTGGTTAAAGCTGTAGCCGCCGAAGAGCAAAAGGCATACAATGCCCTGCAAATACTGGAAAAGAAACTATCCAAAGCCCGTGACAGTAAGCATGAGCAAACCTTTAAGCAACTCGAGAACCTGAAGGAGAAGTTGTTCCCGGGCGGTAGCCTGCAGGAGCGCCACGACAACCTGCTTAGCTATCAAGCCAATAACCCCGATTTTATACCTGCGTTGGTGGATGCCTTCGATCCGTTTGATTTGAAATTTACGATACTGGAAGAAGAGTAA